A region of Chlamydia crocodili DNA encodes the following proteins:
- a CDS encoding CDP-alcohol phosphatidyltransferase family protein yields MRQFCNLLSLSRIWLALFFYQEKIHLRLLVILGAMASDVLDGYLARRYKATSRFGSILDPLTDKFFVFVCVAILYWERSLSPEHLLLIFARDIFLVLFAIYLSIVRGWKGYDYRALFFGKIFTVVQFIILLGVTAGVQIPVIGLMPLIILGFLYFLERVIDYKKQCLD; encoded by the coding sequence ATGAGACAATTTTGTAATTTACTTTCTCTATCACGTATATGGCTAGCCTTATTCTTTTACCAAGAGAAGATTCACTTGCGCCTGTTGGTTATTTTAGGTGCTATGGCTAGTGATGTTTTAGATGGTTATCTTGCCCGTCGTTACAAAGCAACTAGTCGTTTTGGTTCTATATTGGATCCTCTCACTGATAAGTTCTTTGTTTTTGTTTGTGTTGCTATTCTGTACTGGGAGAGATCGTTATCTCCAGAGCATCTCCTACTTATTTTTGCTAGAGACATTTTTCTTGTGCTTTTCGCCATTTACCTCTCTATTGTTAGAGGGTGGAAGGGATACGATTACCGGGCTCTGTTCTTTGGAAAGATCTTTACAGTGGTTCAATTTATTATTTTACTCGGGGTCACTGCAGGTGTGCAAATCCCTGTAATTGGACTCATGCCGTTAATTATTCTTGGATTTCTCTATTTCTTAGAACGGGTGATAGATTACAAAAAACAATGCCTTGATTAA
- the coaE gene encoding dephospho-CoA kinase (Dephospho-CoA kinase (CoaE) performs the final step in coenzyme A biosynthesis.) gives MLELLKVSITGDLSSGKTEACRVFQDLGAYVISADKVSHSFLVPHSHIGRRVIDLLGSEVVIDNAFDRKVIAEKVFDNSALLQSLEAILHPEVCRIIEEQYYQVAKERKHPLFIAEVPLLYEIHYAKWFDRVILITADENIRRERFTKKTNCSDLNFYQRCARFSSHEEKMMHADIIIENNGTKEELRHKVEEYFYALKGAL, from the coding sequence ATGTTAGAATTACTAAAAGTTTCTATTACAGGGGATCTCTCTTCAGGAAAGACTGAAGCATGCAGGGTTTTTCAAGATTTGGGTGCCTATGTAATTAGTGCTGATAAAGTTTCGCATAGTTTCCTTGTTCCTCACTCGCATATAGGTCGTCGCGTTATAGATCTTCTGGGATCAGAAGTTGTTATTGACAATGCATTCGATAGAAAAGTCATAGCAGAGAAAGTTTTTGATAATTCAGCTCTTCTTCAATCCTTGGAAGCTATTTTGCATCCTGAAGTTTGTCGAATTATTGAAGAGCAATATTATCAGGTCGCCAAGGAGCGAAAGCACCCTCTGTTCATTGCTGAGGTGCCTTTGTTGTACGAAATACATTATGCGAAATGGTTTGATCGCGTCATTCTTATTACAGCAGATGAGAATATTCGTAGGGAAAGGTTTACCAAAAAAACTAATTGTTCTGATTTAAATTTTTATCAGAGATGTGCTCGGTTTTCTTCTCATGAGGAGAAAATGATGCATGCCGATATTATTATAGAAAATAACGGCACTAAAGAAGAATTACGTCATAAAGTCGAAGAATATTTTTACGCTTTAAAGGGAGCATTATGA
- the rho gene encoding transcription termination factor Rho: MGIEELNVLARQYGVKNIGSLTKSQVVFEIVKAKSERSDELLIGEGVLEVLPDGFGFLRSPTYNYLPSAEDIYVSPAQIRRFDLKKGDTIIGTIRSPKEKEKYFALLKVDKINGSTPDKAKERVLFENLTPLYPNERIVMEMGKEHLAERVLDLTAPIGKGQRGLIVAPPRSGKTVILQSIAHAIAVNNPDIVLIVLLIDERPEEVTDMIRQVRGEVVASTFDEQPERHIQVAEMVIEKARRLVEHGKDVVILLDSITRLARAYNTVQPHSGKILTGGVDASALHKPKRFFGAARNIEGGGSLTILATALIDTGSRMDEVIFEEFKGTGNMELVLDRRLSDRRTYPAIDLIKSGTRKEELLYHPSELEKVYLFRQAIADLTAIDAMHLLLGRLKKTNSNAEFLLSLKE; the protein is encoded by the coding sequence ATGGGAATTGAAGAGCTTAATGTACTAGCTCGCCAATATGGAGTGAAGAACATCGGGTCTCTCACTAAATCTCAGGTAGTATTTGAGATAGTAAAAGCAAAATCTGAGCGTTCAGATGAGCTTTTAATTGGGGAAGGAGTTTTAGAAGTTCTCCCCGATGGATTTGGTTTTTTAAGATCTCCTACTTATAACTATCTCCCCTCTGCTGAAGATATTTATGTTTCCCCTGCTCAGATCCGTAGGTTTGACTTAAAGAAGGGAGATACAATTATAGGTACGATACGTTCTCCAAAAGAGAAGGAAAAGTACTTTGCCTTACTCAAGGTAGATAAAATTAATGGATCTACTCCAGACAAAGCTAAGGAACGAGTTTTATTTGAAAACCTTACCCCTTTATATCCTAATGAAAGAATTGTTATGGAAATGGGGAAAGAGCACCTTGCTGAAAGAGTTCTAGATCTTACAGCTCCCATAGGGAAGGGGCAAAGAGGACTCATTGTAGCTCCTCCCCGTTCTGGGAAAACCGTCATTTTACAAAGCATAGCCCACGCTATTGCTGTCAATAATCCAGATATTGTTTTAATTGTTTTGCTCATTGATGAACGTCCTGAAGAAGTTACTGACATGATTCGTCAGGTGCGAGGTGAAGTTGTTGCTTCTACATTTGATGAGCAGCCTGAAAGGCATATTCAAGTTGCGGAAATGGTTATAGAAAAGGCTCGACGTCTAGTTGAACACGGAAAGGATGTTGTTATCCTTCTCGATTCTATTACACGTTTAGCTCGAGCTTACAACACTGTACAACCGCATTCTGGAAAAATTTTAACAGGTGGTGTAGATGCTAGTGCTTTGCATAAACCGAAGAGATTCTTTGGAGCCGCTAGAAATATCGAGGGCGGGGGATCTCTAACCATTCTGGCTACTGCCTTGATTGATACCGGATCTCGAATGGACGAAGTGATTTTTGAAGAGTTCAAGGGTACAGGAAACATGGAGCTTGTACTTGATCGTCGTCTATCTGATCGAAGAACTTATCCTGCGATTGATCTTATTAAAAGCGGCACAAGAAAAGAAGAACTACTTTATCATCCTAGTGAATTAGAAAAGGTTTATCTCTTCCGTCAGGCAATTGCTGATCTTACAGCTATTGATGCAATGCATTTGCTTCTCGGTAGATTAAAGAAAACAAATAGTAACGCAGAATTTTTACTTTCTTTGAAAGAATAG
- the npt2 gene encoding NTP/H+ exchange transporter Npt2, protein MQSSEMKPFSRLRAYFCPIYRSEFPKFIPLFWLAFFVGFNYCLLKSMKDTLVVVGSDAGAEVIPFLKVWGIVPGAVIVTMIYGWLSNRCPRDTVFYSFIGTFLGFFFLFAVVIYPMGDALHLHSFADRLQELLPQGLRGFIVMIRYWSYSLYYVMSELWSSVVLSTLFWGLANEVTSVKEAGRFYALINTGLNLSSVFAGEISYWMGKHSLFVYPFVKDKWHEVMMNLTILIVLAGLCMIWLYRKVHFLTQHTYNFSTAFSSPESSSEELPQVEESVASVKAKKKTKTKAKSLFLYLIRSRYLLGLAVIVLSYNLVIHLFEVVWKDQVSQIYSSHVEFNSYMSRITTLIGIVSVCAALFLTGQSIRKWGWTVGALTTPIVMLVTGVLFFGAVFAVKRDIMIFGGFFNMAPLAIAAWIGGMQNVFSRAAKFTFFDQTKEMAFIPLPNDQKNFGKAAIDGVVSRIGKSGGSLVYQGLLIIFSSVAASLNVIAIVLLLIMVVWIAVVAFIGREYNIKEAAAVAESSKIDSVASEEAINRTAVENSSKEEVATL, encoded by the coding sequence ATGCAGTCATCAGAGATGAAACCCTTTTCAAGACTGCGGGCGTACTTCTGCCCCATATATCGATCAGAATTCCCAAAATTTATTCCTCTTTTCTGGCTAGCCTTTTTCGTAGGATTTAACTATTGCCTCCTAAAAAGTATGAAAGATACTTTAGTAGTGGTGGGATCTGATGCGGGTGCGGAAGTTATACCGTTCTTGAAAGTCTGGGGGATAGTTCCTGGAGCCGTTATCGTTACTATGATCTACGGCTGGTTAAGTAATCGGTGTCCTAGAGACACCGTTTTTTATTCCTTCATAGGTACGTTTCTCGGTTTCTTTTTCTTATTTGCCGTAGTAATTTACCCTATGGGGGATGCCCTACACCTGCATTCTTTTGCAGATAGGCTACAAGAATTACTGCCACAGGGTTTACGTGGATTCATTGTAATGATCCGCTATTGGAGCTATAGTCTATACTATGTGATGTCGGAACTATGGAGTTCGGTAGTTCTTTCAACGCTCTTTTGGGGATTAGCTAACGAAGTGACTAGCGTAAAGGAAGCTGGAAGATTTTACGCCTTAATTAATACTGGACTAAACCTTTCTTCCGTATTTGCTGGTGAAATTTCCTATTGGATGGGTAAACATTCGCTTTTTGTTTATCCCTTTGTTAAGGATAAATGGCATGAGGTTATGATGAACCTCACCATTTTAATCGTTCTAGCCGGATTGTGTATGATTTGGCTATATAGAAAAGTTCATTTCCTTACACAACATACCTATAATTTCTCTACAGCGTTTTCTTCCCCTGAATCTTCTTCTGAGGAATTACCTCAAGTTGAGGAGAGTGTGGCTAGTGTAAAAGCTAAGAAAAAGACGAAGACTAAGGCGAAAAGCCTTTTTCTTTACCTCATTCGTTCTCGGTATTTACTAGGCCTTGCCGTTATAGTTTTATCCTATAATCTTGTTATCCACTTGTTTGAAGTGGTTTGGAAAGATCAAGTTAGTCAGATTTATAGTTCTCATGTTGAATTCAACAGCTACATGAGTAGGATCACTACATTAATAGGAATTGTCTCCGTCTGCGCAGCTCTTTTCCTTACTGGGCAAAGTATTCGAAAATGGGGTTGGACGGTAGGTGCATTGACTACTCCAATTGTTATGCTGGTAACAGGTGTACTATTCTTTGGAGCTGTATTTGCTGTGAAGAGAGATATCATGATCTTTGGCGGATTTTTCAACATGGCTCCTTTGGCCATAGCAGCTTGGATAGGCGGGATGCAAAATGTGTTTTCTCGCGCCGCTAAATTTACATTCTTTGACCAGACTAAAGAAATGGCATTTATTCCTTTGCCGAATGACCAGAAGAACTTTGGCAAGGCCGCCATTGATGGTGTGGTATCTCGGATAGGGAAATCAGGAGGTTCCTTAGTTTATCAAGGGTTATTGATTATCTTCTCATCCGTTGCTGCTAGTCTTAATGTGATAGCTATAGTACTTCTTTTAATAATGGTAGTTTGGATAGCTGTTGTTGCTTTCATAGGAAGAGAGTACAATATAAAGGAAGCTGCTGCCGTTGCTGAGAGTTCGAAAATAGATTCAGTTGCATCAGAAGAAGCGATCAACAGAACTGCGGTGGAAAATTCCAGCAAAGAAGAAGTAGCCACACTATAG
- a CDS encoding S49 family peptidase, which produces MKTFWHFLSKGFLSILGLSLGVVLAFFVTLMLVVSTSGMNDSQFVNMPDAKGEVKDLGKEAPIIAVLEMKDVISSSKHTAKIIQEAITTLDSTPYKDRVKGIIIDMDCPGGEVFEIARIYSTIQFWKQRTNCPVYVFVNGLCASGGYYVACAADRIYSTPSSLIGSVGVLSGPYFNVKEGLSRYGVQSDLLTAGKDKAPMNPYTEWTTKDREIRQEIIDYLYGQFIDIVATNRPLLTKDKLISVLGARLYSPEKALEEGYIDVVNVTKQQVLQDLVADCKIENNYRVIGLGSDGWLKKVMSSVTNSPLITGKIQHELLPNLDSSTSTFYYLES; this is translated from the coding sequence ATGAAAACGTTTTGGCATTTTTTGTCTAAAGGCTTCCTATCGATTCTAGGTCTATCTCTTGGAGTAGTTCTTGCCTTCTTTGTTACTTTGATGTTAGTTGTTTCTACCTCTGGAATGAACGACTCTCAATTTGTGAATATGCCTGACGCTAAGGGTGAGGTAAAAGATCTGGGCAAAGAGGCGCCAATTATCGCTGTATTAGAAATGAAGGATGTTATTTCTTCTAGTAAACATACGGCAAAAATTATTCAAGAAGCCATTACAACACTAGATTCCACACCTTATAAAGATAGAGTGAAGGGCATAATCATTGATATGGATTGTCCTGGAGGAGAAGTATTTGAAATTGCCCGTATATACTCAACGATTCAGTTCTGGAAACAACGTACAAATTGTCCTGTTTATGTTTTTGTGAATGGTCTTTGTGCTTCTGGTGGATACTATGTTGCATGTGCTGCAGATAGAATTTATTCCACACCTTCTTCTTTGATAGGTTCAGTAGGAGTGCTTTCTGGACCATATTTTAATGTAAAAGAAGGTTTATCTCGTTATGGAGTACAAAGTGATTTACTTACAGCTGGCAAAGATAAAGCTCCTATGAATCCTTATACGGAGTGGACAACTAAAGATCGTGAAATTCGACAAGAGATAATTGATTATCTTTACGGTCAGTTTATTGATATCGTTGCCACGAATCGTCCATTACTAACTAAAGATAAATTGATTAGTGTTTTAGGGGCGCGTTTGTATTCGCCTGAGAAAGCCTTAGAAGAAGGTTATATCGATGTTGTAAATGTAACTAAACAACAAGTGCTTCAAGATTTAGTTGCTGATTGCAAAATTGAAAATAACTACCGTGTAATCGGTTTGGGAAGTGATGGTTGGTTGAAAAAAGTTATGTCATCAGTAACTAATAGCCCGTTAATCACAGGAAAAATTCAACATGAATTGCTTCCTAATCTAGATAGTTCCACAAGTACATTTTACTACTTGGAGTCATGA
- the polA gene encoding DNA polymerase I → MRKIFILDASGFVFRAYFALPDMKNSSGEGTQAVFGFVRSINKLIKEFSPDHMVAVFDGPNNKQSRREIYADYKSNREQKEENLYQQIPIVKEYCSLLGLTYLEEEGVEADDVIASATKQAVLEGYEVCICTADKDLLQLVGPNVVVLNPWKDQPEIDQNRVTDIYGIPPNRIPDYLALVGDTSDNIPGVSGCGPKKATALLQKYHSVEGILENLDELTGSTHKMLSEQKDILLLSKDLAVLNDKMPLPITIDELKFPLHEVCQEEMNTFYMRQGFKTLVQQVEEESNIDVIVINNSKKLTCELSNLHGKSIAFSVGYKGNFLPSLTLMGVALAYDDAVYYVDIENASDDILTPLKDFFRREDTEFYGYNIKRDNHALKNAGIHVNHIALDLALAEHLINGGAKISYQTLLVDHGLVSAAGRYGKEWGQLSLPILKSPVNPAQYFGEFVSYLPRIKKSLLEELKIKKVEDLFFNMEMPLEKVLFTIERNGMPLDVEDLQELERILSEELAILTDDIYTLAGAPFNIKSPKQLSDILYNKLGLTPVDKARSTKAEVLEALSGEHEIIEKILAFRAVEKLLSTYVKALPRQVDPHTSRIHPTFNQMGTVTGRLACQDPNLQNIPIRSERGRLLRKAFCDTHQNNYFLSADYSQIELRFLAHLSQDESLKLAFESREDVHTFTASQVFHVPLEEVTKQQRMQAKTVNFGIIYGQQAYGLSKILKISVSEAQKLIDAYFDRYPEVARFINETVNQACENLRVKTLLGRERIIDNWTEFSNSRAASGRLAVNTRIQGSAAELIKLAMLQLFDALEKRKLRSRMLLQIHDELIFEVPEDEKEEMQTLVRDIMESAMILSVPLVVNILIGKNWAEC, encoded by the coding sequence GTGAGAAAGATCTTTATTTTAGATGCTTCAGGATTTGTTTTCAGAGCGTATTTTGCTCTCCCAGATATGAAAAATTCTTCTGGAGAAGGAACACAGGCAGTTTTTGGGTTTGTTCGTTCTATTAATAAATTAATCAAAGAATTCTCTCCAGATCATATGGTAGCCGTATTTGATGGACCTAATAATAAACAAAGTCGTAGAGAGATTTATGCTGATTATAAAAGTAATCGAGAACAGAAAGAAGAAAATCTCTACCAACAAATTCCTATAGTCAAAGAATATTGCAGTTTGCTTGGGCTAACTTACCTAGAAGAAGAGGGAGTTGAGGCAGACGATGTAATAGCTAGCGCCACAAAGCAAGCAGTCTTAGAAGGATACGAAGTTTGTATATGTACTGCGGACAAAGATTTACTCCAATTAGTTGGTCCTAATGTTGTTGTTCTGAATCCATGGAAAGATCAACCAGAAATCGATCAAAACCGTGTTACAGATATTTACGGTATCCCCCCAAATAGAATACCAGATTATCTAGCCCTAGTTGGTGATACTTCTGATAATATTCCTGGCGTGTCTGGTTGTGGGCCTAAGAAAGCAACAGCCCTGTTGCAAAAGTATCATTCTGTAGAAGGTATCTTAGAAAATCTTGACGAGTTAACAGGATCTACTCATAAGATGCTCTCGGAACAAAAAGATATTTTATTGTTAAGCAAAGATCTTGCTGTATTAAACGATAAGATGCCTCTTCCTATAACAATAGATGAATTAAAGTTTCCTCTACACGAAGTGTGTCAGGAAGAAATGAATACTTTTTATATGCGACAAGGTTTTAAAACTTTAGTTCAGCAGGTTGAGGAAGAATCTAACATAGATGTTATTGTAATTAATAATAGTAAAAAGTTGACTTGTGAGCTCTCTAATTTGCATGGAAAAAGTATAGCTTTTTCTGTTGGATATAAGGGGAATTTTCTCCCGTCTCTAACTTTAATGGGAGTAGCTTTAGCCTATGATGATGCTGTTTATTACGTTGATATAGAAAACGCTTCAGATGATATTCTCACCCCATTAAAAGATTTCTTTAGAAGAGAAGATACCGAATTCTATGGTTACAACATAAAGAGAGATAATCACGCATTAAAAAATGCAGGTATCCATGTGAATCATATAGCTCTTGATTTAGCTCTAGCCGAACACTTAATTAATGGAGGAGCGAAAATCTCGTATCAAACGCTTCTTGTTGATCATGGATTAGTTAGTGCTGCAGGTAGATATGGAAAGGAATGGGGACAGTTAAGTTTGCCTATACTAAAGTCTCCTGTAAATCCTGCTCAATATTTTGGAGAATTTGTTTCTTATCTGCCTAGAATAAAAAAATCTTTATTAGAAGAGTTGAAAATAAAAAAAGTAGAAGATCTTTTTTTTAACATGGAAATGCCTTTAGAGAAGGTTCTTTTTACTATTGAAAGAAACGGGATGCCTTTAGATGTTGAAGATCTGCAAGAGCTCGAAAGAATTTTATCAGAAGAATTAGCAATTCTTACGGATGATATTTATACCTTAGCTGGAGCTCCTTTTAATATTAAATCTCCTAAGCAATTGTCAGACATTTTATATAATAAACTTGGTTTGACACCTGTGGATAAGGCTCGATCTACTAAAGCAGAAGTTTTGGAAGCTTTATCAGGGGAACATGAAATTATTGAGAAGATTTTAGCGTTTAGGGCTGTTGAGAAATTGCTTTCTACTTATGTGAAAGCCCTTCCTAGACAAGTAGACCCTCATACCTCTAGAATTCATCCTACATTTAATCAAATGGGGACAGTCACAGGTAGACTGGCTTGTCAGGATCCAAATCTACAAAACATTCCTATACGTTCTGAGCGAGGCAGATTATTAAGAAAGGCTTTCTGTGATACTCATCAGAATAATTATTTTTTATCTGCAGATTATTCTCAAATTGAGTTAAGATTTCTGGCACATTTGAGCCAAGATGAGTCGTTGAAGTTGGCCTTTGAATCGCGGGAAGATGTACATACGTTTACCGCCTCTCAGGTATTTCATGTGCCGTTAGAAGAAGTCACCAAACAGCAGCGCATGCAAGCAAAGACTGTAAATTTCGGTATTATCTATGGGCAACAAGCTTATGGATTGTCAAAGATTTTAAAAATCAGTGTTTCAGAAGCTCAAAAGTTAATAGATGCATACTTTGATCGTTATCCTGAAGTAGCTCGTTTTATTAATGAAACGGTGAATCAAGCTTGTGAAAATTTGCGAGTAAAAACATTGCTGGGCAGGGAAAGGATAATAGATAATTGGACAGAGTTTTCAAACTCTCGTGCTGCTTCAGGCCGTCTTGCTGTTAACACCCGCATACAAGGTAGCGCTGCTGAATTGATCAAGTTGGCAATGCTGCAACTTTTTGATGCGTTAGAAAAACGCAAATTGAGAAGCCGAATGTTACTGCAGATACATGACGAATTGATTTTTGAAGTTCCTGAGGATGAAAAAGAAGAAATGCAAACTTTAGTGCGTGATATAATGGAATCTGCAATGATTTTATCTGTCCCATTAGTTGTGAATATCTTAATTGGAAAAAATTGGGCAGAATGTTAG
- the dnaB gene encoding replicative DNA helicase: MLTQTEKTPSPTLPSPPNSKESEMIVLGCMLTGVNYLNLAANQLNEDDFYYLEHKIIFRVLQDAFKHDKPIDVHLAGEELKRRNHLTVIGGPGYLITLADFAGTAAYIEEYIQIILSKSILRKMIQTAKEIEKKATEEPKDVAVALDEAQNALFKISQATSLTQYVLVADKLQGLVSAQEKPFLIQLQEKQEFFQQHAQNGDALPISGIPTHFIDLDKMVNGFSQSNLMILAARPAMGKTALALNIAENMCFQSQLPIGIFSLEMTVDQLIHRIICSRSEVESRKINVGDLSGQDFQRIVSVVNEMQQHTLLIDDQPGLKVTDLRARARRMKESYDIQFLIIDYLQLLSGSGTLRSAESRQTEISEISRMLKTLARELNIPILCLSQLSRKVEDRANHRPMMSDLRESGSIEQDSDLVMFLLRREYYDPNDKPGTAELIVAKNRHGSIGSVPLVFEKELARFRNYAAFEFNG; the protein is encoded by the coding sequence ATGTTGACTCAAACAGAAAAAACTCCCTCCCCTACACTACCAAGTCCACCCAATTCTAAAGAATCAGAAATGATTGTTCTCGGTTGTATGTTAACGGGAGTTAATTATCTTAATCTAGCAGCCAACCAGCTTAACGAAGATGATTTTTACTATCTGGAACATAAGATCATTTTCCGAGTTCTCCAAGACGCTTTTAAACACGACAAACCTATAGACGTACATCTTGCAGGAGAAGAACTTAAAAGAAGAAATCACCTTACGGTAATTGGAGGGCCTGGTTATTTAATCACCTTAGCAGATTTTGCAGGAACTGCAGCATATATTGAAGAATATATTCAGATCATTCTTTCTAAATCCATCTTAAGAAAAATGATCCAAACAGCTAAGGAAATAGAGAAAAAAGCGACTGAGGAACCTAAAGACGTTGCCGTTGCTTTAGACGAAGCACAAAATGCTTTATTTAAAATTAGCCAGGCAACCTCCCTCACACAGTACGTTCTCGTTGCCGATAAACTTCAAGGCCTAGTCTCTGCTCAAGAAAAGCCTTTTCTAATACAATTACAAGAAAAACAAGAATTCTTCCAACAACATGCACAAAATGGTGATGCCTTACCTATTTCAGGCATCCCGACGCATTTCATTGATTTGGATAAAATGGTCAACGGTTTCTCCCAATCTAACTTAATGATTCTTGCAGCCCGACCTGCTATGGGGAAAACCGCTCTTGCGTTAAATATCGCAGAAAATATGTGCTTTCAAAGTCAACTCCCTATAGGAATTTTTTCCTTAGAGATGACTGTCGATCAACTAATTCATAGGATCATATGTTCTCGATCTGAAGTAGAATCTAGGAAAATTAATGTGGGAGATTTATCTGGACAAGACTTTCAACGTATTGTTTCTGTTGTAAATGAAATGCAACAACATACTTTGCTTATAGATGATCAGCCCGGATTAAAAGTGACTGATCTTAGAGCTCGCGCCAGAAGGATGAAAGAAAGTTACGATATTCAATTCCTGATTATTGATTATTTACAACTTCTTTCTGGTTCAGGAACATTACGTTCTGCAGAAAGTCGTCAAACAGAAATTTCAGAAATTTCAAGAATGCTAAAAACTTTGGCCAGAGAGTTAAATATCCCTATTCTTTGTTTATCACAATTATCTAGAAAAGTGGAAGACAGAGCCAATCATAGACCCATGATGAGTGATCTTAGAGAAAGCGGGAGTATAGAACAGGATTCTGACTTAGTCATGTTCCTATTGCGTAGAGAATATTACGATCCAAATGATAAACCTGGAACAGCAGAACTTATAGTCGCTAAAAACCGCCATGGTTCCATAGGTTCAGTTCCTTTAGTTTTTGAAAAAGAACTTGCGAGATTCAGAAATTATGCGGCTTTTGAATTCAATGGTTAG
- a CDS encoding orotate phosphoribosyltransferase, with protein MMSFEEEQLRDHAVVNLYRIGAIRFGDFNLSDGQQTPIYVDMRLVISCPDVLQTIASLIWRLRPSFNSSLLCGVPYTALALATCISLKYNISMVLRRKELKYPNQEDRIKVEGLFSPGQTCLVINDVIASGRSILDTAKALEDEGLNVRESLVFLDRQVGGIDALKEAGIKLRSVFTLEELVRSLLSKCQLKDGDAAIATALIETFQ; from the coding sequence ATGATGAGCTTTGAAGAGGAGCAACTTCGTGATCATGCTGTGGTTAACCTATACCGTATAGGAGCAATAAGATTTGGTGATTTTAATTTATCAGATGGTCAGCAGACTCCTATTTATGTCGATATGCGTTTAGTTATCTCTTGTCCTGATGTTTTACAAACTATTGCTTCATTAATTTGGCGTTTACGTCCTTCTTTTAATAGTAGCCTATTGTGCGGCGTTCCTTACACTGCTCTCGCATTGGCGACATGTATATCATTGAAATACAATATCTCTATGGTGTTGAGAAGGAAAGAATTAAAATACCCGAACCAAGAAGACAGAATTAAAGTTGAAGGTCTTTTTTCTCCAGGACAAACATGCTTAGTAATTAACGATGTTATTGCTTCAGGGCGTTCGATTTTAGATACTGCTAAGGCTTTGGAAGATGAGGGTTTAAATGTTCGAGAATCCTTAGTGTTCCTAGACAGGCAAGTTGGAGGAATAGATGCTTTAAAAGAGGCGGGAATTAAGTTGAGATCGGTGTTTACTCTGGAAGAACTTGTCAGGTCGCTACTTTCCAAGTGCCAGTTAAAAGATGGAGACGCAGCTATTGCGACCGCACTTATAGAAACTTTTCAATAA